One window of the Haloarcula halobia genome contains the following:
- a CDS encoding class I SAM-dependent methyltransferase, translating into MHADVDRFDRFARAYDLVMPRARVSKLRAGLAVADREIAHALDVGGGPGRAVRRLDVPERTVVDAAPGMIARAHENGIAGVVGDATRLPVRSAAVDAVFVVDALHHIREVDAVFAEAARVLRPGGVLVVREFDPTTVRGRGLVAAERLVGFDSAFYTPSDLSSAMNDAGLTPTVVEGGFAYTVAGRR; encoded by the coding sequence ATGCACGCCGACGTCGACCGGTTCGACCGGTTCGCACGAGCCTACGACCTGGTGATGCCCCGCGCACGCGTGAGCAAGCTCCGTGCGGGACTCGCCGTCGCCGACCGGGAGATAGCACACGCGCTGGACGTGGGCGGGGGCCCGGGGCGGGCCGTCAGGCGACTTGACGTCCCCGAACGGACGGTGGTCGACGCCGCGCCGGGGATGATCGCCCGGGCGCACGAGAACGGCATCGCCGGGGTCGTCGGCGACGCCACGCGACTGCCGGTTCGCTCGGCGGCCGTCGACGCCGTCTTCGTGGTCGACGCGCTCCATCACATCCGGGAGGTGGACGCGGTGTTCGCCGAGGCGGCCCGGGTCCTGCGCCCCGGTGGCGTCCTCGTCGTCAGGGAGTTCGACCCGACCACCGTGCGCGGCCGGGGCCTGGTCGCCGCCGAGCGGCTCGTCGGGTTCGACTCGGCGTTCTACACGCCGTCGGACCTCTCGTCCGCGATGAACGACGCCGGACTGACACCGACGGTCGTCGAGGGTGGGTTCGCCTACACGGTCGCCGGCCGTCGATAG
- a CDS encoding DUF7331 family protein — translation MSTNATDDTADVAGNAKTRYAELSIGDDEFVIYDRENHQAWIQSSKTVPVGDLR, via the coding sequence ATGAGCACCAACGCTACGGACGATACCGCCGACGTCGCGGGGAACGCGAAGACGCGATACGCCGAGTTGAGCATCGGAGACGACGAGTTCGTCATCTACGACCGTGAGAACCACCAGGCGTGGATCCAGTCCTCGAAGACAGTCCCGGTAGGCGACCTTCGATAG
- a CDS encoding ornithine cyclodeaminase family protein, with protein MTADSTALFLTSDDVADLATPAEYVDAVREGYRERGEGAPAEPRTTLFNDAPGGMLTGYLAILPETGAMGGYTYAAGFGAQDAHFALPIFDAESGAPLALVDGASMNPFKTGAAGAVGIDALARADATDLAIIGSGAQARGQVRAAVTVRDFDRVEVYSPTPEHRQAFAAELNEELDPTVAAVASSAAAVEGADVVVTATTASEPVFDGAVLEDGAHVTAMGQYHPEKRELDAETVARATYVPDLRARVTRDAGSFIAALEAGVVDEDHVHAELGDVVAGSAPGRESRDDVTVFDSGGTAIETVAAGKLLYDRALEAGLGEEIAFAPASQALTGR; from the coding sequence ATGACAGCTGATTCGACCGCGCTATTTCTCACCAGCGACGACGTCGCCGACCTGGCGACGCCCGCCGAGTACGTCGACGCGGTCCGTGAGGGGTACCGCGAGCGGGGCGAGGGCGCCCCGGCAGAGCCACGCACGACGCTGTTCAACGATGCCCCCGGTGGCATGCTGACCGGCTACCTCGCTATCCTCCCGGAGACGGGCGCGATGGGCGGGTACACCTACGCCGCCGGCTTCGGGGCCCAGGACGCCCACTTCGCGCTCCCGATATTCGACGCCGAGTCGGGCGCGCCGCTGGCCCTCGTCGACGGGGCGAGCATGAACCCGTTCAAGACGGGCGCGGCCGGCGCGGTCGGAATCGACGCGCTCGCGCGTGCTGACGCCACTGACCTCGCGATCATCGGCAGCGGCGCACAGGCCCGGGGTCAGGTCCGCGCGGCCGTCACGGTGCGGGACTTCGACCGGGTCGAGGTGTACTCCCCGACCCCGGAGCACCGCCAGGCGTTCGCCGCGGAGCTGAACGAGGAGCTCGACCCGACGGTGGCGGCCGTGGCGTCCTCCGCCGCCGCCGTCGAGGGGGCCGACGTGGTCGTCACCGCGACCACCGCGAGCGAACCGGTCTTCGACGGGGCGGTGCTCGAGGACGGCGCGCACGTCACAGCGATGGGACAGTACCATCCCGAGAAGCGCGAGCTCGACGCCGAGACTGTCGCGCGGGCGACGTACGTACCCGACCTCCGGGCCCGCGTCACGCGGGACGCCGGGTCGTTCATCGCGGCGCTGGAGGCGGGCGTGGTCGACGAGGACCACGTCCACGCCGAACTGGGCGACGTCGTCGCCGGCTCGGCCCCCGGCAGGGAGTCACGCGACGACGTGACCGTCTTCGACTCCGGCGGGACGGCCATCGAGACGGTGGCGGCCGGTAAGTTGCTCTACGACCGCGCGCTCGAAGCGGGACTGGGCGAGGAGATCGCGTTCGCCCCGGCGAGCCAGGCGCTCACCGGCCGGTAA
- the srp19 gene encoding signal recognition particle subunit SRP19, whose amino-acid sequence MVDNVIWPAALDAGATRSEGRRVALDLAVEDPTVDEIAKAVQQVGYDSVIERDKTYPREYEQRGRVLVKNADDASKSDLLGAVAAYLQVLRE is encoded by the coding sequence ATGGTCGACAACGTCATCTGGCCGGCGGCGCTCGACGCCGGGGCCACCCGAAGCGAAGGGCGACGCGTCGCCCTGGACCTCGCGGTGGAGGACCCCACCGTCGACGAGATCGCCAAGGCGGTCCAGCAAGTCGGGTACGACTCGGTCATCGAACGGGACAAGACGTACCCGCGCGAGTACGAACAGCGGGGCCGGGTGCTGGTGAAAAACGCCGACGACGCGAGCAAGAGCGATCTGCTCGGTGCCGTGGCGGCGTACCTCCAGGTACTGCGCGAATGA
- a CDS encoding MaoC family dehydratase: MEFYDDLSVGDTSSFGTYQVTRDEIVSFARQYDPQPFHTDEAAAESSMFGGLVASGWHTAAMTMRLLVDNYLSGSGALGALGVDELRWPTPVEPGDELAVRIEILEKDVWDETRGRVATEITTTNDDGAVVLSMVAQVLWRRRD; the protein is encoded by the coding sequence ATGGAGTTCTACGACGACCTCTCGGTCGGTGATACGTCGTCTTTCGGCACCTACCAGGTCACGCGCGACGAGATCGTCTCCTTCGCCCGGCAGTACGACCCCCAGCCGTTCCACACCGACGAAGCCGCCGCCGAGTCCTCGATGTTCGGTGGCCTGGTCGCCAGCGGGTGGCACACGGCCGCGATGACGATGCGCCTGCTCGTCGACAACTACCTCTCCGGGTCCGGGGCGCTGGGCGCCCTGGGCGTCGACGAGCTCCGCTGGCCCACCCCGGTCGAACCGGGCGACGAGCTCGCGGTACGTATCGAGATCCTCGAGAAGGATGTCTGGGACGAAACCAGGGGGCGCGTCGCCACCGAGATCACGACGACGAACGACGACGGGGCCGTCGTCCTCTCGATGGTCGCGCAGGTCCTGTGGCGTCGCCGAGACTAA
- a CDS encoding H/ACA ribonucleoprotein complex subunit GAR1, with translation MRRVGAVVRTAQGLAVVRAPDETYADVGTGVLDEDLRRVGTVVDVFGPVERPYLAVDPTDAVHLPGLLGQTLYAR, from the coding sequence ATGAGACGCGTCGGGGCCGTCGTCCGGACTGCACAGGGCCTGGCCGTCGTCCGGGCACCCGACGAGACCTACGCGGACGTCGGGACGGGCGTCCTCGACGAGGACTTGCGCCGGGTCGGCACCGTCGTCGACGTCTTCGGGCCGGTCGAGCGACCCTACCTCGCGGTCGACCCGACGGACGCGGTGCACCTGCCCGGCCTGCTCGGACAGACGCTGTACGCCCGCTGA
- a CDS encoding GNAT family N-acetyltransferase, whose translation MEFALLGWPEDGHRLRLDHEHFAYAGKFVMTTTGKAVVGDDGVVAAAAFDADRTDPDTLCIRYVTVREDRRGEGIGSELLRFVRGRAVDRGYERVTIGVNNPFSYQAAYKAEFAYTGTEQGLGELELAWPGDRSAGRYQAGLDAFRERDLSQEEAAFLRAHEGTAPPHADEGG comes from the coding sequence ATGGAGTTCGCCCTGCTGGGCTGGCCAGAGGACGGCCATCGCCTCCGTCTGGACCACGAGCACTTCGCCTACGCCGGGAAGTTCGTGATGACCACGACGGGGAAGGCCGTCGTCGGCGACGACGGCGTCGTCGCGGCCGCCGCGTTCGATGCCGACCGGACCGACCCTGACACCCTCTGTATCCGCTACGTCACGGTCCGTGAGGACCGGCGGGGCGAGGGAATCGGGAGCGAGTTGCTCCGCTTCGTCAGGGGGCGGGCTGTCGACCGGGGCTACGAGCGGGTCACGATCGGCGTCAACAACCCCTTCTCGTACCAGGCTGCCTACAAGGCTGAGTTTGCCTACACCGGGACCGAGCAGGGACTGGGCGAACTCGAACTCGCGTGGCCGGGTGACCGATCCGCCGGGCGCTATCAGGCGGGCCTCGATGCGTTCCGCGAGCGTGACCTCTCCCAGGAAGAAGCGGCCTTCCTGCGCGCACACGAGGGGACCGCTCCGCCGCACGCAGACGAGGGTGGGTGA
- a CDS encoding presenilin family intramembrane aspartyl protease PSH has translation MDTRWRVAAASGLIALIFLVVQLGALALVEPFQSAGYQAVEDPSDPTNSLAYVFAILVATAVMLAAFKFNVDQLIRAVIVFSGAWLSLFVFRVVVPPVLTVGGLNVVAWGLAALIAVGLLVYPEWYVIDAAGAVMGAAAAGLFGISFGVLPALVLLTVLAVYDAISVYGTEHMLTLASGVMDLRVPVVLVIPLSLSYSFLDAETPAPDEDDDADGPSADPALADGEGASGPDESRADASTGGPLDRDALFIGLGDAVIPSVLVASSAFFAPAGVATVLGVPLPAVTAMVGTFAGLAVLLWMVLKGRAHAGLPLLNGGTIAGYLVGALAAGITLVDALGLAPYL, from the coding sequence ATGGACACGCGCTGGCGAGTGGCCGCCGCGAGCGGGCTCATCGCACTCATCTTCCTGGTCGTCCAGCTGGGGGCGCTGGCGCTGGTCGAGCCCTTCCAGTCGGCGGGCTACCAGGCCGTCGAGGACCCGTCGGACCCGACCAACAGCCTCGCGTACGTCTTCGCCATCCTCGTCGCGACGGCGGTGATGCTGGCGGCGTTCAAGTTCAACGTCGACCAGCTCATCCGCGCGGTCATCGTCTTCTCGGGCGCCTGGCTCTCGCTGTTCGTCTTCCGGGTGGTGGTCCCCCCGGTCCTGACCGTCGGCGGGCTCAACGTCGTCGCCTGGGGCCTCGCGGCACTGATCGCGGTCGGCCTGCTGGTCTACCCGGAGTGGTACGTCATCGACGCCGCCGGCGCGGTGATGGGTGCGGCGGCCGCGGGCCTGTTCGGTATCAGCTTCGGCGTCCTCCCGGCGCTCGTCTTACTCACTGTCCTGGCCGTCTACGACGCCATCAGCGTCTACGGGACCGAGCACATGCTGACGCTGGCCTCCGGCGTGATGGACCTGCGCGTCCCCGTGGTGCTGGTGATTCCCCTCTCGCTCTCGTACTCGTTCCTCGACGCCGAGACGCCCGCACCTGACGAGGACGACGACGCGGACGGGCCCAGCGCCGACCCGGCTCTCGCCGACGGCGAGGGAGCATCCGGGCCCGACGAGAGCCGGGCCGACGCGAGTACCGGCGGGCCACTGGACCGGGACGCGCTCTTTATCGGCCTCGGCGACGCGGTCATCCCGTCGGTGCTGGTCGCGAGTTCGGCGTTCTTCGCCCCGGCGGGCGTCGCCACCGTCCTGGGCGTCCCCTTGCCGGCCGTGACGGCGATGGTCGGCACCTTCGCCGGCCTGGCGGTGCTGCTCTGGATGGTCCTCAAGGGCCGGGCCCACGCCGGGCTCCCGCTGTTGAACGGCGGGACCATCGCGGGGTACCTCGTCGGTGCGCTCGCGGCGGGTATCACGCTGGTCGACGCGCTGGGGCTCGCGCCGTACCTGTGA
- a CDS encoding DUF3054 domain-containing protein, protein MSVSTVESGRVELSSRTAVLALGDVLALLVFVVAGEYSHGIDPLVNPGRVGGTLAPFLVGWGLVAVAGGFYAARSHLPPGRTLAATFGGWVVAVVVAQLLRATAVFHGDAALTFALVSTVVGGALLCGWRLLATLILSE, encoded by the coding sequence ATGAGCGTCTCGACGGTCGAGAGCGGTCGAGTCGAACTGTCGTCCAGGACCGCCGTGCTCGCGCTCGGGGACGTGCTCGCGCTCCTGGTCTTCGTCGTCGCCGGCGAGTACTCACACGGCATCGACCCGCTGGTAAACCCCGGCCGGGTCGGCGGGACGCTGGCCCCGTTTCTCGTCGGGTGGGGACTCGTCGCCGTCGCCGGCGGGTTCTACGCCGCCCGGTCGCACTTGCCACCGGGGCGGACCCTCGCGGCGACGTTCGGCGGGTGGGTCGTCGCCGTGGTCGTCGCCCAGCTGCTCCGGGCCACCGCGGTGTTCCACGGGGACGCCGCGCTCACGTTCGCGCTCGTCTCGACGGTCGTCGGGGGGGCGCTCCTCTGTGGGTGGCGCCTGCTCGCGACGCTGATCTTATCAGAGTAA
- a CDS encoding CAP domain-containing protein, translating to MVNKGIIVVGIIVLLSAVGVGALIGMQIGGGSPAPAVADGGAPDEPTQTPTGNDSDGTAATETPTSDDEPAETETETAQTPVSPRQFNDDNVTEYVEQFINEERQSRGLDPLQITGTTAGELNDLAMDHSTDMASAGRVVHEIDGVSSADRYRQHDLYETCVYESEKGSYVVKPDNPERNQFEAIGKVVAGQTYTVDGEERFLEDDRAVARAIVDDWMASNIYRDRLLLPGIERMGVGVTITNTGNVYATANVCG from the coding sequence ATGGTTAACAAGGGTATCATCGTGGTCGGGATAATCGTCCTGCTCTCTGCGGTCGGTGTCGGCGCCCTCATCGGTATGCAGATCGGCGGTGGCAGTCCGGCGCCGGCAGTGGCCGACGGCGGCGCGCCCGACGAACCGACGCAGACACCGACGGGTAACGACAGCGACGGCACAGCGGCGACCGAGACGCCGACGTCAGACGACGAACCGGCCGAAACGGAGACTGAGACGGCTCAGACTCCGGTCTCGCCGCGCCAGTTCAACGACGACAACGTCACCGAGTACGTCGAGCAGTTCATCAACGAGGAGCGACAGTCCAGGGGGCTGGACCCGCTCCAGATTACCGGCACGACCGCCGGTGAGCTGAACGACCTCGCGATGGACCACAGCACCGACATGGCGTCGGCCGGGCGCGTCGTTCACGAGATCGACGGTGTCTCGAGCGCCGACCGGTACCGCCAACACGACCTCTACGAGACCTGCGTCTACGAGTCCGAGAAGGGGAGTTACGTCGTCAAGCCCGACAACCCCGAGCGCAACCAGTTCGAGGCCATCGGGAAGGTCGTGGCCGGACAGACCTACACGGTCGACGGTGAGGAGCGGTTCCTCGAGGACGACCGCGCGGTGGCCAGGGCCATCGTCGACGACTGGATGGCCTCCAACATCTACCGCGATCGACTCCTCCTCCCGGGCATCGAGCGCATGGGTGTTGGCGTCACCATCACCAACACCGGGAACGTCTACGCGACGGCGAACGTCTGTGGCTGA